The Struthio camelus isolate bStrCam1 chromosome 5, bStrCam1.hap1, whole genome shotgun sequence genome has a segment encoding these proteins:
- the ARG2 gene encoding arginase-2, mitochondrial isoform X1 gives MSLRSGFARLLRKQADAGLQLPKPAHSVALVGAPFSRGQKRRGVDHGPAAVRAAGLVERLAGLGCRVYDFGDLNFTQVPNDELYNNLVLYPRSVGLAGQVVADAVSRAVAAGHSCVTIGGDHSLAVGSVSGHARQCPHLGVIWVDAHADINTPLTTQSGNLHGQPVSFLLRELQDKVPQLPGFSWLKPCLSATDIVYIGLRDVEPAEYYILKNYDIQYFSMREIDRLGIQKVMERTFEQLMGRRQRPIHLSFDIDAFDPSLAPATGTPVLGGLTYREGMYITEEIYSTGMLSAVDMVEVNPLLGASQGEVNATASLAVDVIAACFGQTREGAHIAFDELPTPSSPDESDRKEQVRI, from the exons ATGTCGCTGCGCAGCGGCTTCGCCCGGCTCCTCCGCAAGCAGGCGGACGCGGGGCTCCAGCTCCCCAAGCCGGCGCACTCCGTGGCGCTGGTGGGGGCTCCCTTCTCCAGGGGGCAG AAACGGCGCGGAGTGGATCACGGCCCCGCTGCTGTCCGCGCCGCGGGGCTGGTGGAGCGGCTGGCCGGGCTCG GATGCCGAGTGTATGACTTTGGAGATTTGAATTTCACTCAAGTTCCCAATGATGAACTGTACAACAACCTGGTTTTATACCCACGATCAGTGGGCTTAGCCGGTCAGGTGGTGGCTGATGCTGTGAGCAGAGCTGTAGCTGCTGGACATAGCTGTGTGACTATAGGAGGTGATCACAG CTTGGCGGTTGGTTCTGTCAGTGGCCATGCACGGCAGTGCCCGCACCTTGGTGTGATCTGGGTAGATGCTCATGCTGATATCAACACCCCTCTTACAACTCAGTCTGGAAACCTCCATGGACAACCGGTTTCATTTCTCTTGCGAGAGCTCCAAGATAAA GTACCACAACTTCCTGGCTTTTCCTGGCTAAAGCCCTGCCTTTCAGCAACTGATATTGTGTACATTGGCTTGAGGGATGTGGAGCCTGCTGAATA ttATATTTTGAAGAACTATGACATCCAATATTTCTCCATGAGGGAGATCGATCGCCTTGGAATTCAAAAAGTTATGGAAAGGACATTTGAGCAACTGATGGGCAG GAGGCAGAGACCAATTCACCTCAGTTTTGACATTGATGCTTTTGATCCCTCACTGGCTCCAGCAACTGGGACTCCTGTTCTAGGTGGACTAACTTACAGAGAAGGCATGTACATCACAGAGGAAATATACAGCACAG GAATGCTTTCAGCTGTGGACATGGTAGAAGTCAATCCACTGCTTGGTGCTTCTCAAGGGGAGGTGAATGCAACTGCTAGTCTTGCAGTAGACGTGATAGCAGCGTGCTTTGGGCAAACAAGGGAAGGGGCACACATTGCTTTTGATGAACTCCCAACACCCAGTTCTCCAGATGAATCTGACAGAAAAGAGCAAGTGAGGATTTAA
- the ARG2 gene encoding arginase-2, mitochondrial isoform X2, with the protein MVVRVEVKQGCRVYDFGDLNFTQVPNDELYNNLVLYPRSVGLAGQVVADAVSRAVAAGHSCVTIGGDHSLAVGSVSGHARQCPHLGVIWVDAHADINTPLTTQSGNLHGQPVSFLLRELQDKVPQLPGFSWLKPCLSATDIVYIGLRDVEPAEYYILKNYDIQYFSMREIDRLGIQKVMERTFEQLMGRRQRPIHLSFDIDAFDPSLAPATGTPVLGGLTYREGMYITEEIYSTGMLSAVDMVEVNPLLGASQGEVNATASLAVDVIAACFGQTREGAHIAFDELPTPSSPDESDRKEQVRI; encoded by the exons ATGGTTGTGAGGGTAGAAGTGAAGCAAG GATGCCGAGTGTATGACTTTGGAGATTTGAATTTCACTCAAGTTCCCAATGATGAACTGTACAACAACCTGGTTTTATACCCACGATCAGTGGGCTTAGCCGGTCAGGTGGTGGCTGATGCTGTGAGCAGAGCTGTAGCTGCTGGACATAGCTGTGTGACTATAGGAGGTGATCACAG CTTGGCGGTTGGTTCTGTCAGTGGCCATGCACGGCAGTGCCCGCACCTTGGTGTGATCTGGGTAGATGCTCATGCTGATATCAACACCCCTCTTACAACTCAGTCTGGAAACCTCCATGGACAACCGGTTTCATTTCTCTTGCGAGAGCTCCAAGATAAA GTACCACAACTTCCTGGCTTTTCCTGGCTAAAGCCCTGCCTTTCAGCAACTGATATTGTGTACATTGGCTTGAGGGATGTGGAGCCTGCTGAATA ttATATTTTGAAGAACTATGACATCCAATATTTCTCCATGAGGGAGATCGATCGCCTTGGAATTCAAAAAGTTATGGAAAGGACATTTGAGCAACTGATGGGCAG GAGGCAGAGACCAATTCACCTCAGTTTTGACATTGATGCTTTTGATCCCTCACTGGCTCCAGCAACTGGGACTCCTGTTCTAGGTGGACTAACTTACAGAGAAGGCATGTACATCACAGAGGAAATATACAGCACAG GAATGCTTTCAGCTGTGGACATGGTAGAAGTCAATCCACTGCTTGGTGCTTCTCAAGGGGAGGTGAATGCAACTGCTAGTCTTGCAGTAGACGTGATAGCAGCGTGCTTTGGGCAAACAAGGGAAGGGGCACACATTGCTTTTGATGAACTCCCAACACCCAGTTCTCCAGATGAATCTGACAGAAAAGAGCAAGTGAGGATTTAA